CGCGAAGACCGAAGGCCGCGCGATCGGAAAGAGGACGGACGATCAGATTCATCGCCACGGCGCTCCGGATCAATGGCGGCGCCGATCCCAGCAGCTCGGCCGACTCACGGCGCGAAAGCGCGCCGCTCGCGAGGAGGACGCACCGCGCTCCGATCTGGCGATCGCCGCCCAAGACGAGATCCCGGGCGCGAACGCCGGCGATCGCCGCGCCGTCGGTCAGGATTCGCTCGGCACGCAAGTAGTTCGCAGCATCCGCGCCGCGCTCGGCCGCCGCCAGGATGGGTGCCAGGGTCAGTCGCTCGGTGTCGACCGCCAGCGCCTCGTGCCAGAGGGCCGCCCGCTTCGTCCCTCTCGCCGCGAGGGACGGGGCCAGACTCTCGATCTGGTCTTGCTCCACGATCCGGCCGGGGGGGAGGGGTTCCAGCCCCCGCATGTCCCGCGCGGCGCGCGCGGCGATCGCGCCGTGAATCCGCAGGGCCAGCCCGAGCGCCGCGCGGCTTCTGGTCGGCGAGCCCTCGGCGGGCAGGAGGCAGGGGAGCGGGCGGACGCACCAGGGGGCGATCCGCCGATGGATCGCCTGCTCGCGGGCCGACTCGAGCACGCGCCGCAGGTCCGCCTGCTGCAGATAGCGGAGCCCTCCATGGATGATCTTGAGGCTGTTGGCGGAGGCTCCCGCTCCAAAGTCGCCCTGATCGATGATCGCGACCCGAAGGCCCCTGAGGGTCGCGTCCCACGCCGCGAAGGCGCCGTGAATGCCGGCGCCCACGACGAGGAGGTCGTACCCGCCCCGAGAGAGGCGCTCCGGATCGCGCTTCATCGAGCTGCGCGGCCCGCTTCGGCGCCGCGTTTCATGATCGCCGCCACGCGGGCCACTCTGCCCGCTCCGGCGCGTCTCGTCAATGCCATGGGAGAGCGAGGCGGCGCCGGCCGTCTCACCGGGACGTCGGAGAGTCGATCCGCCGTCCCCACTTGCTCTTCCCCTCCCACTTCTTGCGGGTCGCGTACGAGCCGACCGGGCCCGTGACGAGATGGTCGCCGATGGCGAGGTAGTCGAGACCGCTGTCGAGGAAGGCGCGGATCGCGTCGTCCGGCGTGCGGACGATCGGCTCTTCATGGATGTTGAACGAGGTGTTGATGATGACGGGGACGCCCGTCCGCTTGGCGTACTCCTCGATGATCTTGTAGTAGGATGGATTCTCCTCGCGGCTCACGATCTGGGGACGGGCTGTTCCATCGACATGGACGACCCCCGCGCATCGCTCGGCCATCCATGGCTTGCAGTGGAACGTGATCGTCATGAACCGCGCCGCGTCCATCGCTCCCTCGGCCCTCTCATAGAGCCTGTCCGTGGCCTCGACGAGGGAGGCCGGAGCGAAGGGCATGAACTCGGTGCGGCGCAGCAGCTCGTTCAGCCAGTCGTTGACCGATGGATCGCCCGGCTGGTAGAGGATGCTCCGGTTCCCGAGGGCCCGAGGCCCGTACTCCATCCTGCCGTTGAAACGGGCGACCACTTTCCCAGTGGAGAGGTGCTCGGCCACGGTCTCCTCGATGCGGCCCGGAAGGTGTTTGGCCTCGAGACCCGTCCGGCGGATCGCCGCCTCGATCTCGGAGTCCCCGTACTCATGGCCGAAGTAGACGTCCCTCAGCCCGTTCGGGGCATAGGGTTCGCCTCCGGACCGGCGCATCGCGGCGGAATAGGCGAGCCCCGCGCCCACCGCCAGCCCCTCGTCCGACATGCCGGGATGGATGAAGGTCGCCTCGACCCCGGGCAGATGATGGATCTCCTCGTTGATCCGCACGTTTGCGAAGAGTCCTCCGGCGAGGGCGAGGTTGCGATGCCCGGTCTGGCGGACCCAGTGGCCGACGTAGGAGCGCGCCACGTCCTCGGCGACCGTCTGGATCGAGGCGGCCAGGTCCTCGATCTTCCATCCCTGGGGCAGGGCGCGGCGGATCTGTTCCATTGCCTGCTTGAAGAGGATCCTGCCCGTGTTGCGGGTATGGCCGTCGTCGGCGACGATCATCGATCCGAGGAGCTCCTTGTAGACGGGGCTGCCTCGCGGGGCGAGCCCCGTGATCTTCCCTTCGTGCCGCTTGGCCTTGAAGCCGCAGATCGCCGTGATGTAGGCGTAGTAGTTTCCCAGGGAATCGTAGGAGTCGGCCGTGTTGAGGAGCTTGAGCTCGCCGTCACGCGCCCCGTAGATGTGCGAGGAGTGCCCGTCGCCTCCGCCGTCCATCGTGACGACCAGGGCCTCGCGGAAGGGGCTGGAGTAGTAGGCGGAGGTGGCGTGGGCGTAGTGGTGATGGAAGAAGCGGACCGGAGCGACGATGCCGTACTCCTTCTCGAGGATCTCGCGGATCCGCCTCCGCCGGTGGGCGTAGGCCGGGCTTCTGAGGGAGTAGTAGGCGCGCCTCAGGATCGGCACGCGCGGCGCGATGCCTCCGAATCGGGACGCGAACTGGAAGAACGCGCTGTGAAGATCCTCGTCCTGGTCGCGGGCCTCGAACCATCCGGGCCAGGGGAGGATCTCCTCGCGGATCTCCATGTTGACCTGCGCGACCGCCACGCCGGCGATCTCGGCGGGATCGGTCCCCGAGAGGGCGAGGACCTCCCGGATCGCCTGGCGCGGGAAGCCCCGAGCGAGCTTGATCCGGACGATCCGCTCCTCGTTGACCGCGGCGAGGATCCGGTTCCCCTCGATGATCGCCGCGCCGCTGGTCTGCCCGTCCGTGATTCCGAGGATTCTCGTTTTCGACAAGGAGCCGCTCCATTCTCGCGCGCGACCGCCGGTTTGTCTCCTTTCGGCCGGACCGATCCTATCAGAAGCCGAGAGCCCCGAGGACGCGCAGATGCACTATCATACGGGTTATCGGCAATGGAATGAACGAAGTAGCTGGAAATCCCGGACGATAGTTGAGGCGAGGGCTGGGCGGCCCGGATCGAATCGAGAGTCCCAGCGGGGATGGAGGCAGCGTGAAGATCCTCGTGACCGGCGGAACGGGTTTCACCGGCTCGGCCCTCGTCGAGCGGCTCCTGCGCGACGGGCATCGGGTCGTCGCCCTCGACTGCCGCGAAGGGCTCGCGCCCCAGCGCCTCCGGGATCTCGGCGCCGATGTCCGGATCGGCTCGGTGACCGATCGGGCCGTCGTCGACTCCTGCATGGCCGGAGCGGACGTCGTGCACCATCTCGCGGCGGCCTTTCGCGAGCTGAACGTCCCGGAGTCCCACTACGATGAAGTCAACGTGGGCGGAACCCGGACCGTCCTCGAGAGCGCCGCCGCGCACGGGGCGCGAAGGTTCATCTACTGCAGCACCTGCGGCGTGCACGGAGACATCAAGAAGCCGCCCGCGGGGGAGGACGCGCCGATCACCCCGGCGGACTACTACCAGCGGACGAAGCACGAGGGGGAGCTCGTGGTTCAGTCCGGAGCGCCCGGAGGCATGGCGACCGTGATTCTCCGCCCGGCGGCGATCTACGGTCCCGGGGATCCGGAGCGCTTCTACATGATCTTCAAGCGGGTCTCCAAGGGATGGTTTCCCATGTTCGGAAGCGGGAAGACTCTCTACCACCCGCTCTACATCGACAATCTCATCGACGTCCTCGCCCGCTGCACGGAAGCGGGAGTGGGTGACGGAGGGACCTACCTGATCGCCGACGAGAGGTACTACTCGATCGAGGAGATCGTCCGGAAAGTCGGCGAGGCGCTGGGCGCGCGGGTCGAGATCCGCCACTATCCTCTCACTCCCCTGATCGTCGCGGGGCACATCGTAGAGAACGTATGCCGGCCCTTCCGGATCGCGCCGCCCATCTTCCCGCGGCGTGTCGACTGGTACCGGCAGAACCGCGCCTTCGACATCAGCCGGGCCAAGGGCGATCTGGGCTACCGCCCGGCGATCGATCTCGACGAGGGGCTCCGCCGAACGGCCGCCTGGTACCGGGAGCGCGGTCTCCTGTAACGGAGACCTGGGGGGCGATCTCATGTGCGGAATCGCCGGGGTGATCGCGAGCGATCCATCGCGTCTCGCCCGGATCGACGAGATGGTCGCCGCCCTCGCCCATCGCGGACCCGACGATGTCGGCATCGAGCGTCTCGATGGCGCGGCGCTCGGCCATCGGCGGCTTAGCATCATCGATCTCGTGACCGGACACCAACCCATGTTCAGCGTCGATCGCGCCGCGGCCATCGTGTTCAACGGCGAGATCTACAACTTTCGCCGCCTCCGTGCGGAGCTGGAAGCGGAGGGACGCGTCTTCCGGACGGAGTCCGACACGGAGGTTGTCCTTAACCTCTATGATCGCGACGGCGACGACTGCGTGCTGCGATTGGACGGGATGTTCGCCTTCGCTCTGCTCGATCTTCGGCGCGGGCGACTGCTCCTCGCGCGGGATCACATGGGCCAGAAGCCGCTCTTCTTTCTCGCGGCGCCGGGCCTCTTCGCCTTCGCTTCCGAGGTCAAGGGGCTGCTGGCGGGGGACTTCCTGCGGCGCGGGATCGACATGGAGGCGCTCTACCACTACGTCTCCCTCCGGTTCATTCCAGACCAGAGGACGCTCTTTCGATCGATCCGGAAGCTCCCCGCCGCCCACAGACTGATCTACGAGAACGGAGAGGCGCGCGTCGAGCGCTACTGGGGATTCTCGTTCATCGACAAGGAGCGGGAGAGCGACGATGCGCTGCTCGATCGCCTGGACGGATCGCTTCGCGAGACGGTGAGGGGGCACCTGGTCAGCGACGTCCCGGTCGGCTGCTTCCTGAGCGGGGGGATCGACTCGAGCCTGATCACCGCGATGGCCGCATCGGAGTCGGCGGGGAAGCTGGCGACATTCTCGATCGGAGTTCGTGAGGAGAAGTTCGACGAGCTTCCTTACGCGCGCCGGGTCGCGGCGAGCTGTGGGACCGACCATCACGAGGAGATCGCCTCGGCCGATCTGATCCGTTTGGTTCCGGAGATGGTCTGGCACATGGATGAGCCCTCGGACCCCTTCGGCGTCGGCGTCTATCTCGCGTCCCGACTGGCCGCGCGACACGTGAAGGTCGTGCTGAGCGGCGACGGCGGCGACGAGCTTTTCGCGGGATACGATCGATTCGCGGGCCAGGGGCTTGCCGACCGGCTTCGCATCATTCCCCCCCCGATCCGGCGCACGGTCCTGCGAGGGCTGATCGACCGGATGCCCGAGAGTTTCGCCTACAAGAGCGCCACGCAGAAGCTGAGATGGATCAACGAGATGTCTCTTCTGCGGGAAGGAGAGAGATACGCGGAGAGCATGAGCTTCCTGCGCTTCACCGAGACGGCGAAGAAGGATCTCTTCACGGAGACGATCCGCCGCGGTCTCGACGAAATCGACTCGCGCGTCAAGATCCTCGAGCCGTTCGAGTCGAAGATGGCCCATGACCCGATCGATCGGATGCTCTACACCGACCTTGTCACCCGCGTGCCGGATCATCTGCTCGTCATCGTCGACCGGATGGCGATGGCCCACGGCCTCGAGGTGCGGCCTCCGTTCCTCGAACATCGGATGGTCGAGCTGGCGGCCCGCGTCCCGTCCTCCCTGAAACTCAGGGGACGGACCCTCAAGTACGCGCTGCGCATGCTCGCCCGGCGATATGTCGACCCGGCGATCGCGAACCGACCGAAGCGGGGATTCGGTTTCCCGATCGCCTTCTGGATGCGCGATGAGTTGCGCGGCTTCCTCCTCCATGTGGCCGAGAGAGCGAGGTTCGTCGAGGCGGGGATTCTCGAGAGGGAGACGGTGCATAGGCTCGTCCGCGAGCATGTCGATGGGAAACGGGACCACAACTTCAGACTCTGGATCCTCCTCAACCTGGAGGTCTGGCATCGCCTCTACATGGATGGGGAGTCGATCGCGGAGGTGACCGAGTGGATCGAGAGGGAATCGGCGGCGTAGGCGACGCGCGGGCGGCGGAGCGCGCGGATGTCGAGACGGCCTCGGAGGAGTATGCCGGGCGATTCGCGGGGCCGGTCGGCGAATGGTTCGTCAGTCTGCAGTCGCGGATCACGCTCCGCCTGATGGCGGGACTGCCGGCGGGGGCGCGCGTCCTAGACGTCGGGGGAGGCCACGCCCAGATCGCTCCCGCGCTCGCCGCGGCAGGCTACAGGACGACGGTCGCGGGAAGCGCCCCCGCGGCGGCCGCGCGCCTCGGCGACCTCATCGCCGCGGGCTCCCTCACCTTCGACACGGTTTGTTTCTCCAGGCTGCCTTACGCCGATCGGTCTTTCGACGCGGCGGTCTGCTTCCGGCTCCTTCCCCACTTCGCCGAGTGGAAGGAGTTGATCGCGGAACTCTGCCGCGTGACGCGCGTTCGCGTGGTCGTCGACTACCCGTCGATCCGCAGCGTGAACTTCGCTTCCGCGCGGCTCTTCGGACTGAAGAAGCGCGTGGAGGGGAACACGCGGCCTTTCGGCCTCTTCCACCCCTCCGAGATCGAAGCCGCGTTTCGCTCAAGAGGGTTCAGGCTGAGCGCGTCGGTTGCGCAGTACTTCTTTCCGATGGCTCTGCATCGGGCGCACGGGTCTCTCCTGGTGGCGCGCGGGATCGAGGCGCCGGCCCGATGGATCGGGCTCACGCAGCGGCTCGGATCGCCTGTGATCGCGAGGGCCGATCGCCTCGAGCCAGGCTAGCCGAGACGCCGCGCCCTCCCGCCCCGGATCAGGAGCGCGAGGCCGTTGCCCCCCATCGCGTCCGCGAGGGTGACCAGGATCCGCCGGCGGTGTGGCTGGTCGGACAGCGCGAGATGCCGGATCCTCTCGGCCAAGAGGCCCTGGAAGAAGATCGCGAGGAACGACTGCGCCAGGAGAACAACGGAGCCGATCGGCACGAGGATCCCGGCGAGAGTGGGCGCGGCGATGGTGCGCAGGACCCAGACGCAGGCGGGGATGGAGAGGAGAAGCGGGACCGAAGCGAAGGCGAGGAACCAGACGAGGGGGCGGTCGCTGAAGCGCGTGATCATGGTGAGCGTCGCAAGATCGGCCAGCACCCCAGGCACGCGCGTGAGACCGTACTTAGACCGGCCGAAGAGCCGGCCGCGATGATGCGTCTCGACCTCGGCGACCCTCCCGCCCCCGATCTGGGTCAGGGGCACGGCGAATCGGTGGAAGTCCGAGTAGAGGGTGCTCTGGCGGAGCAACTCTCCGCGGTAGGCCTTGAGACCGCATCCGAGGTCGTGGATCTTCGCCTTTGTCATGCATCGAACGAGCGCGTTGGCGACGACGGAAGGGACCCTCCGAGAGATGAGCTTGTCCTGCCGCGATCGGCGCCACCCGCTCACGATCTCATACCCCTCGTTCAGCCTCGCCAGGAGCTTCGGGATGTCGGCGGGGTCGTTCTGAAGATCGCCGTCCATCGTGACGATGATGCCGCCGCTGCTCCGATCGATCCCCGCTCTCAGAGCCGCCGTCTGCCCGAAGTTCCGGCTCAGACGAATGCCAAGAACGTGATCCGACGCTCTCGCGATTCGGGAGATCTCGCGCCAGGTCCCGTCCCTCGAGCCATCGTCGACGAAGATGATCTCGTGCCGCGCGCCGGCGCCCGCGAGCGCGGCGTCAATCTCCGCCGCGAGACGTGCGATCGAGTCCTCCTCGTCATAGACGGGAATCACCACCGAAATCGCTGGCGCCCCGCGGCTCACTCCTTCCTCTCTCCTTCGTCCGTCCGCCCGGCGCGCTCCGCGACCCGATAGATCGCGTGGTCGCGGAAGTGGAGGTAGAGGAGGAGTTCCCCGAGAAGCCCGAGGACGATGATCTGGATCCCCGCTGTGACCAGGAGGAGCGCGAGGAGGAGCATCGGGCGGCCCGCGAGAGGCACGCTCAGGAACAGCCGCTGGTAGGTCAGGACCAGACCGAGGACGCCACCGGCCAGGAAGAGAAGGCCGCCGACCAGGCCGATCGGGCGGAGCGGCTTCTGCGTGAAGCGGACGAGGAAGCCGATCGTCAGCAGGCTCAAGAAGCGGTTGACGAAGACCCTGGGGCCGAAGATCCGCAATCTGGGCTCCGCCGGGTGCTGCCGCAAGG
This portion of the Candidatus Eisenbacteria bacterium genome encodes:
- a CDS encoding FAD-dependent oxidoreductase → MKSRSSARRTTRSAPSSTAVSTTSPSATISSRARSARTRPARSGRGRASGDGGSTLRRPGETAGAASLSHGIDETRRSGQSGPRGGDHETRRRSGPRSSMKRDPERLSRGGYDLLVVGAGIHGAFAAWDATLRGLRVAIIDQGDFGAGASANSLKIIHGGLRYLQQADLRRVLESAREQAIHRRIAPWCVRPLPCLLPAEGSPTRSRAALGLALRIHGAIAARAARDMRGLEPLPPGRIVEQDQIESLAPSLAARGTKRAALWHEALAVDTERLTLAPILAAAERGADAANYLRAERILTDGAAIAGVRARDLVLGGDRQIGARCVLLASGALSRRESAELLGSAPPLIRSAVAMNLIVRPLSDRAAFGLRAARPDARGPLDREGLTLFFVPWRGTTMIGTSYRLRPERPAESEATIEDIRRLIDAANRALGAEKVRMDDVLHFHCGLLPVTGGNDARGSRGDLSEPARGAAIRNADARLRLANRHAIIDCKKTAGIRGLAALVGVKYTTARLAAAEAIDLVCERLGHAGGPCATDTAILPVPPDPEMGESSWPIDSDGASLEGAVRRAIGDEMAVHLSDLVFRRIGLGSAGPPPRAILEKLATLMGDELGWTDAERGGEIDAVLRSYAPLPCAGSTAVRS
- a CDS encoding NAD-dependent epimerase/dehydratase family protein, with translation MRRGLGGPDRIESPSGDGGSVKILVTGGTGFTGSALVERLLRDGHRVVALDCREGLAPQRLRDLGADVRIGSVTDRAVVDSCMAGADVVHHLAAAFRELNVPESHYDEVNVGGTRTVLESAAAHGARRFIYCSTCGVHGDIKKPPAGEDAPITPADYYQRTKHEGELVVQSGAPGGMATVILRPAAIYGPGDPERFYMIFKRVSKGWFPMFGSGKTLYHPLYIDNLIDVLARCTEAGVGDGGTYLIADERYYSIEEIVRKVGEALGARVEIRHYPLTPLIVAGHIVENVCRPFRIAPPIFPRRVDWYRQNRAFDISRAKGDLGYRPAIDLDEGLRRTAAWYRERGLL
- the asnB gene encoding asparagine synthase (glutamine-hydrolyzing), whose product is MCGIAGVIASDPSRLARIDEMVAALAHRGPDDVGIERLDGAALGHRRLSIIDLVTGHQPMFSVDRAAAIVFNGEIYNFRRLRAELEAEGRVFRTESDTEVVLNLYDRDGDDCVLRLDGMFAFALLDLRRGRLLLARDHMGQKPLFFLAAPGLFAFASEVKGLLAGDFLRRGIDMEALYHYVSLRFIPDQRTLFRSIRKLPAAHRLIYENGEARVERYWGFSFIDKERESDDALLDRLDGSLRETVRGHLVSDVPVGCFLSGGIDSSLITAMAASESAGKLATFSIGVREEKFDELPYARRVAASCGTDHHEEIASADLIRLVPEMVWHMDEPSDPFGVGVYLASRLAARHVKVVLSGDGGDELFAGYDRFAGQGLADRLRIIPPPIRRTVLRGLIDRMPESFAYKSATQKLRWINEMSLLREGERYAESMSFLRFTETAKKDLFTETIRRGLDEIDSRVKILEPFESKMAHDPIDRMLYTDLVTRVPDHLLVIVDRMAMAHGLEVRPPFLEHRMVELAARVPSSLKLRGRTLKYALRMLARRYVDPAIANRPKRGFGFPIAFWMRDELRGFLLHVAERARFVEAGILERETVHRLVREHVDGKRDHNFRLWILLNLEVWHRLYMDGESIAEVTEWIERESAA
- a CDS encoding class I SAM-dependent methyltransferase, which gives rise to MDREGIGGVGDARAAERADVETASEEYAGRFAGPVGEWFVSLQSRITLRLMAGLPAGARVLDVGGGHAQIAPALAAAGYRTTVAGSAPAAAARLGDLIAAGSLTFDTVCFSRLPYADRSFDAAVCFRLLPHFAEWKELIAELCRVTRVRVVVDYPSIRSVNFASARLFGLKKRVEGNTRPFGLFHPSEIEAAFRSRGFRLSASVAQYFFPMALHRAHGSLLVARGIEAPARWIGLTQRLGSPVIARADRLEPG
- a CDS encoding glycosyltransferase family 2 protein, with the translated sequence MQRPRLPPRGPRCGPGLWRHPGLPPDHGPSGGIRDQGGRLAAAPGGAQIADLRPQGLRQPLLEPADDRLPRPLHAEAAPPDRPGRRPSLPGRWRPRSGPDLPAAVPERASRGPPDAPPRAPPGHSGDPDHRPRASRGTPPLPPLPRPRDLSGRGARRADGRRREEGVSRGAPAISVVIPVYDEEDSIARLAAEIDAALAGAGARHEIIFVDDGSRDGTWREISRIARASDHVLGIRLSRNFGQTAALRAGIDRSSGGIIVTMDGDLQNDPADIPKLLARLNEGYEIVSGWRRSRQDKLISRRVPSVVANALVRCMTKAKIHDLGCGLKAYRGELLRQSTLYSDFHRFAVPLTQIGGGRVAEVETHHRGRLFGRSKYGLTRVPGVLADLATLTMITRFSDRPLVWFLAFASVPLLLSIPACVWVLRTIAAPTLAGILVPIGSVVLLAQSFLAIFFQGLLAERIRHLALSDQPHRRRILVTLADAMGGNGLALLIRGGRARRLG